The following are from one region of the Achromobacter xylosoxidans genome:
- a CDS encoding IclR family transcriptional regulator, with protein MSRTPTQDNSTDGVAAVERALTIVGAIAQRTDPITLADLSRATGFYKSTLLRLIASLEKAALVVRRADGRYALGPYAHHLGRAYEATYRLTETILPLLQALVDKGTESASFHAYHDAQSRVCLLRVDSHHSTLDRIRVGDLLPLNKGAAGRLITAYLVDQQAPAQAGLVLTSMGERDPNCAAVASPVFGPDGDICGAISLSGPKERFSPAAIKKMSKLAQEAAASATQSLGGRWPTGR; from the coding sequence ATGAGTCGTACCCCTACTCAGGACAATTCCACCGACGGCGTCGCCGCCGTCGAACGCGCCCTGACCATCGTCGGGGCCATCGCGCAACGCACCGATCCGATCACGCTTGCCGACCTTTCCCGGGCCACGGGCTTCTACAAGAGCACGCTCTTGCGGCTCATTGCCTCGCTTGAGAAAGCAGCCTTGGTCGTGCGCCGCGCCGATGGCCGCTATGCCCTGGGTCCGTACGCGCATCATCTCGGCCGCGCCTATGAGGCCACCTACCGCCTGACCGAGACCATCCTGCCGCTGCTGCAAGCGCTGGTGGACAAAGGCACCGAGAGCGCCTCGTTCCACGCCTACCACGATGCGCAATCCCGCGTCTGCCTGTTGCGGGTGGATTCGCATCACTCCACGCTAGACCGCATACGCGTGGGAGACCTGCTGCCGCTGAACAAAGGCGCGGCGGGCCGGCTGATCACGGCCTACCTGGTCGACCAGCAGGCGCCCGCGCAGGCCGGCCTCGTGCTGACGTCCATGGGCGAACGCGACCCCAATTGCGCGGCCGTGGCCAGTCCGGTGTTCGGCCCCGATGGCGACATCTGCGGAGCCATATCGCTGTCCGGTCCGAAGGAGCGCTTCTCACCCGCGGCCATCAAGAAAATGTCCAAATTGGCGCAAGAAGCCGCGGCATCCGCCACGCAATCCCTGGGCGGGCGCTGGCCGACCGGCAGATAG
- a CDS encoding aldehyde dehydrogenase, protein MSDTPETLKSMLIGGEWATQSDHAFESINPATGARNYFISAASDAQVDQAVDAAWQAQRRAAWRDMLPHQRAAILRRIADGMDANAPLLARLQMIENGKVWAECKAQVASAAATFRYYAGVCETLEAEVTPPRGNYLSMTQYDPYGVVVAITPWNSPLTMEAQKIAPALAAGNAVILKPSEVTSSPALELGRIALEAGLPPGILNVLTGLGSTVGRRLVEHPGVRMVSFTGGTASGRAIAHAAAEKLMPVALELGGKSPHIVFADADQDAAIDGVIGGIFEGSGQSCVAGSRLYVQRSIAESFIAKLVARASALKVDLPDAEGAQMGPIASFGHRGRIEAMVDSARRAGAQVLLGGQRPDDAGLQTGAFYLPTVLAGLARDAHVVREEIFGPVLCALTFEDEDDLVDQANDSAYGLASGIWTADYRRAWRIAKRLEAGSVWINTYKQLSISTPFGGFKQSGIGREKGVSGLRLYQQSKGIYFGM, encoded by the coding sequence ATGTCCGATACCCCGGAAACCCTGAAATCCATGCTGATCGGCGGGGAGTGGGCTACGCAAAGCGACCATGCTTTCGAGTCCATCAACCCCGCCACCGGCGCACGCAACTACTTCATCAGCGCCGCATCCGACGCGCAGGTCGACCAGGCTGTGGATGCGGCCTGGCAAGCCCAGCGGCGCGCGGCTTGGCGCGACATGCTGCCTCACCAGCGCGCGGCGATCCTGCGACGCATTGCCGACGGCATGGACGCCAACGCACCCTTGCTGGCGCGCCTGCAGATGATCGAGAACGGCAAGGTCTGGGCGGAATGCAAGGCCCAGGTCGCCAGCGCCGCGGCCACCTTCCGCTACTACGCGGGCGTCTGCGAAACGCTGGAAGCCGAAGTCACGCCGCCGCGCGGCAACTATCTGTCGATGACGCAATACGATCCGTATGGCGTGGTGGTGGCGATCACGCCCTGGAATTCACCGCTTACGATGGAAGCGCAAAAGATCGCGCCTGCCCTGGCCGCCGGCAACGCCGTCATCCTCAAGCCGTCCGAGGTCACCTCGTCGCCGGCGCTGGAACTGGGCCGCATCGCGCTGGAGGCCGGCCTGCCGCCGGGCATCCTCAACGTACTGACGGGCCTGGGTTCGACCGTGGGCCGCCGCCTGGTCGAACACCCCGGCGTGCGCATGGTGTCGTTCACCGGCGGCACCGCCAGCGGCCGCGCCATCGCCCATGCCGCCGCCGAGAAGCTGATGCCGGTAGCGTTGGAACTCGGCGGCAAATCGCCGCACATCGTGTTCGCGGACGCGGATCAGGACGCGGCGATAGACGGCGTCATCGGCGGCATCTTCGAAGGCAGCGGGCAGTCTTGCGTGGCGGGCTCGCGGCTCTACGTCCAGCGCAGCATCGCCGAGTCCTTCATCGCGAAGCTGGTCGCCCGCGCCAGCGCGCTCAAGGTTGACCTGCCCGACGCGGAAGGCGCGCAGATGGGACCGATCGCATCGTTCGGCCATCGCGGCAGGATCGAGGCCATGGTGGACTCTGCCCGCCGCGCAGGCGCCCAGGTGCTGCTGGGCGGACAACGCCCCGACGACGCCGGGCTGCAGACGGGCGCGTTTTATCTTCCTACCGTGCTGGCGGGATTGGCGCGTGACGCGCATGTGGTGCGCGAGGAGATCTTCGGGCCGGTGCTATGCGCGCTGACGTTCGAGGACGAAGACGACCTGGTCGATCAGGCCAACGACAGCGCCTACGGCCTGGCCTCCGGCATCTGGACCGCGGACTACCGCCGCGCCTGGCGCATCGCCAAGCGCCTGGAGGCGGGCAGCGTGTGGATCAACACCTACAAGCAGCTTTCGATTTCGACCCCGTTCGGCGGCTTCAAGCAAAGCGGCATCGGCCGTGAAAAAGGCGTGAGCGGCCTACGGCTGTACCAGCAATCCAAGGGCATCTACTTCGGCATGTAG
- a CDS encoding phosphocholine-specific phospholipase C, translating into MRNRRNFLRASATLAGAASALALLPASIRRALAIPAARRTGTIRDVEHIVIFMQENRAFDHYFGALAGVRGFGDRFPIPVPDSPAARHRTVWAQYNDKPDEGAPRTVLPFHLDTREAFETLRVASTPHTWSNAQDAWDAGRMGNWPAAKKNHSMAYFTDEDMPFQYAMARAFTVCDAYHCSFTGGTNTNRLFVWTGTNDGLGQGNGPALGNTYNKLKGGDPARAYTWTTYPERLEAAGVSWRIYQNMADNYSLNPTAGFKAYRDAYHGVPGSAAALKDKALTTRDLDLLRQDVLDGTLPQVSWICATKAGSEHPSPSSPAQGADYTARVLDALTANPEVWSKTVLLLMFDENDGFFDHMPPPAPPSREASGASAGASTVDTRGEYHEIVAGAEKDDTPAHLHGVYGLGPRVPMYVLSPWTKGGWVNSQVFDHTSVLRFVEQRFGVAEPNISPWRRAVCGDLTSIFDFAAPDGADLLSGFPATAERAEQASALPGTVTPPAPLQPGLARQQAGMRPSRALPYALQVHARADAESVTLRFENSGAAGAVLHVYDRLHLERGPRRYTVEAGKHLEDAWQTAADDGRYDLWVLGPNGFHRHCTGRAGLPSLEVSAAYQGPGASLQLTLRNPTPQARTFRVEANAYGYPQEGGATLAPGATVSLSWDMARSAGWYDLTVRDSCDPAYTRRLAGRIETGAPSTSDPAMGRELILQWTPLA; encoded by the coding sequence ATGCGCAACAGACGCAATTTTCTGCGCGCTAGCGCGACACTCGCCGGCGCGGCCAGCGCCCTGGCGCTGCTGCCCGCCTCCATCCGCCGCGCGCTCGCGATCCCCGCGGCGCGGCGCACGGGCACGATCCGCGACGTCGAGCACATCGTCATCTTCATGCAGGAAAACCGTGCGTTCGATCACTACTTCGGCGCGCTGGCCGGCGTGCGCGGGTTTGGCGACCGATTCCCCATCCCCGTGCCGGACAGCCCCGCTGCGCGCCATCGCACCGTCTGGGCGCAATACAACGACAAACCCGATGAAGGCGCGCCGCGCACGGTGCTGCCCTTCCATCTGGATACGCGCGAGGCCTTCGAGACCCTGCGCGTGGCCAGCACGCCGCACACCTGGTCCAACGCCCAGGACGCCTGGGACGCCGGCCGCATGGGCAACTGGCCGGCCGCCAAGAAGAACCATTCGATGGCGTACTTCACGGACGAGGACATGCCGTTCCAGTACGCCATGGCGCGCGCCTTCACGGTCTGCGACGCCTATCACTGCTCGTTCACCGGCGGCACCAATACCAACCGGCTGTTCGTCTGGACCGGCACCAACGACGGCCTGGGCCAAGGCAACGGCCCGGCGCTGGGCAATACCTACAACAAGCTCAAGGGTGGCGATCCGGCGCGCGCCTACACCTGGACGACCTATCCCGAACGCCTGGAGGCGGCCGGCGTCAGCTGGCGCATCTACCAGAACATGGCGGACAACTACTCCTTGAATCCCACCGCCGGGTTCAAGGCCTATCGCGACGCCTATCACGGCGTGCCGGGATCGGCCGCCGCGTTGAAGGACAAGGCGCTGACCACCCGCGACCTGGATCTGCTGCGCCAGGACGTGCTGGACGGCACGCTGCCGCAGGTCTCGTGGATCTGCGCCACCAAGGCCGGCTCGGAGCATCCCAGCCCGTCCAGCCCGGCGCAAGGCGCCGACTACACGGCCCGGGTGCTGGATGCGTTGACGGCCAACCCCGAGGTCTGGAGCAAGACCGTCCTGCTGCTGATGTTCGACGAAAACGATGGTTTCTTCGATCACATGCCGCCGCCCGCACCACCCTCGCGCGAGGCCTCGGGCGCGTCGGCCGGGGCGTCCACCGTGGACACGCGCGGCGAGTATCACGAGATCGTCGCCGGCGCGGAGAAAGACGACACGCCGGCGCATCTGCACGGCGTCTACGGCCTGGGTCCGCGCGTGCCCATGTATGTGCTGTCGCCCTGGACCAAGGGCGGCTGGGTCAATTCGCAGGTGTTCGACCACACGTCCGTGCTGCGCTTCGTCGAGCAGCGCTTCGGCGTGGCCGAGCCCAATATCTCGCCGTGGCGGCGCGCGGTCTGCGGCGACCTGACCTCGATCTTCGACTTCGCCGCGCCGGACGGTGCGGACCTGCTCAGCGGCTTTCCGGCCACCGCCGAACGCGCCGAGCAGGCTTCGGCGCTGCCCGGCACGGTCACGCCCCCTGCGCCACTGCAGCCCGGACTGGCGCGGCAGCAGGCCGGCATGCGCCCCTCGCGCGCCCTGCCCTATGCGCTGCAGGTCCACGCGCGCGCGGACGCTGAAAGCGTCACGCTACGCTTCGAGAACAGCGGCGCGGCGGGCGCCGTGCTGCACGTCTACGACCGGCTACATCTGGAACGCGGCCCGCGCCGCTACACCGTGGAAGCCGGCAAGCATCTGGAGGACGCGTGGCAGACCGCCGCTGACGACGGCCGTTACGATCTCTGGGTACTGGGCCCCAACGGTTTCCATCGCCATTGCACCGGCCGCGCCGGCCTGCCCTCGCTGGAAGTATCGGCCGCCTATCAGGGACCCGGCGCATCGCTGCAACTGACGCTGCGCAACCCTACCCCGCAGGCGCGCACGTTCCGGGTCGAAGCCAACGCCTATGGCTACCCCCAGGAAGGCGGCGCCACGCTCGCTCCCGGCGCGACGGTCAGCCTGTCCTGGGACATGGCCCGCAGCGCCGGCTGGTATGACCTGACCGTGCGCGACAGCTGCGACCCGGCCTACACACGCCGCCTGGCCGGCCGCATCGAAACTGGCGCGCCCTCCACTTCCGACCCCGCAATGGGGCGGGAGCTGATACTGCAATGGACACCCCTGGCATGA
- a CDS encoding NAD(P)-dependent oxidoreductase, with the protein MAEFQRAGFIGLGVMGEPICRNLAVKCGLPVLGCDNDPAPLRRLASHGVTEASAAQIMHDCDVVFLSLPSGEVVAQLARAAGGLLAGARAGQFIVDLSTSPVDVTRELAAEFATKGATFIDAPVARTRAAAEAGTLSVMIGGDAAAFALVKPLVSTFANEITHCGPVGSGQVVKILNNMVLFETVVALSEARAIARRSGVDPRVLLETFTRGSADSFALRNHGLKAILPADFPEKAFPVDYARKDLRYALALADQTGIRALGARNVDHWFDTALAQGHGNRYFPIISQVIDAESGTTS; encoded by the coding sequence ATGGCTGAATTTCAACGTGCCGGCTTCATTGGCCTGGGCGTCATGGGCGAACCCATCTGCCGCAACCTGGCCGTCAAATGCGGACTGCCGGTGCTGGGCTGCGACAACGATCCTGCCCCCCTGCGCCGCCTGGCCTCCCATGGCGTGACCGAGGCGAGCGCCGCGCAGATCATGCACGATTGCGACGTGGTGTTTCTGTCGCTGCCGTCCGGCGAAGTCGTGGCGCAGTTGGCGCGTGCCGCAGGCGGACTGCTGGCCGGCGCGCGCGCGGGCCAGTTCATCGTCGATCTGAGCACGTCGCCGGTCGATGTAACGCGCGAACTGGCGGCGGAGTTCGCGACCAAGGGCGCGACCTTCATTGACGCCCCCGTCGCCCGCACGCGCGCGGCAGCGGAAGCCGGCACGCTCTCGGTCATGATCGGCGGCGACGCCGCAGCCTTCGCCCTAGTCAAGCCGCTGGTCTCGACCTTCGCCAACGAAATCACGCACTGCGGTCCGGTCGGCAGCGGCCAGGTCGTGAAGATCCTGAACAACATGGTGCTGTTCGAGACCGTGGTGGCCCTGTCCGAAGCCCGCGCCATCGCGCGCCGTTCGGGCGTCGATCCACGGGTCCTGCTGGAGACTTTCACGCGTGGATCGGCCGATAGCTTCGCGTTGCGCAACCACGGCTTAAAGGCTATTCTGCCCGCAGACTTTCCCGAAAAAGCCTTCCCCGTGGACTATGCCCGCAAGGATTTGCGCTATGCGTTGGCGCTGGCCGATCAAACCGGCATACGGGCGCTAGGCGCGCGCAACGTGGACCATTGGTTCGACACCGCGCTCGCCCAGGGACACGGCAACCGCTATTTTCCGATCATCAGCCAGGTCATCGATGCGGAGTCGGGAACCACCTCCTAA
- a CDS encoding branched-chain amino acid ABC transporter permease — MDSSIALILLQDGVVNGAIYALLGMALVLVFAVTRVIFIPQGEFVAFGALTLAMLVDGKVPGTAYLLPLLGVVCLALELLRALRTRSAAALPKAIATCVVLPLALLWLTVTYTAPGNSLWLNMLLTLLLVIPMGPMVYRIVYQPLAEATVLVLLIVSVAVHFALTGLALVFFGAEGWRTPAFVSGQVDLGFMTWSAQSLFVVATCAILIIGLWLFFGKTLYGRALRATAVNRRGARLVGISTTMSGSLTFTLAVAIGAMSGMLIAPITTVYYDTGFLIGLKGFVGAIIGGLASYPVAAAGSLLVGVLESFSSFWASAYKEVIVFTLIIPVLVWRSFSTHHVDEEE, encoded by the coding sequence ATGGATTCCTCAATTGCGCTGATCCTGCTGCAAGACGGTGTCGTCAACGGCGCCATCTATGCCCTCCTGGGCATGGCTCTGGTGCTGGTATTCGCCGTTACGCGCGTCATTTTCATTCCCCAGGGCGAGTTCGTGGCGTTCGGCGCCCTGACCCTGGCCATGCTGGTGGACGGCAAAGTGCCGGGCACCGCCTATCTCCTGCCGCTGCTGGGCGTCGTCTGCCTGGCGCTCGAGCTGCTGCGCGCGCTGCGCACCCGCAGCGCAGCCGCCTTGCCCAAGGCCATCGCCACCTGTGTGGTTCTGCCGCTGGCGCTGCTCTGGCTGACCGTGACCTACACCGCACCCGGCAATTCGCTGTGGCTGAACATGCTGCTGACGCTGCTGCTGGTGATCCCGATGGGTCCGATGGTCTACCGCATCGTTTACCAGCCGCTGGCCGAAGCCACCGTGCTGGTGCTGCTGATCGTTTCCGTGGCCGTGCACTTCGCGCTCACCGGCCTGGCGCTGGTGTTCTTCGGCGCCGAAGGCTGGCGCACCCCGGCCTTCGTCAGCGGGCAAGTCGACCTGGGCTTCATGACCTGGTCGGCGCAAAGCCTGTTCGTGGTGGCAACCTGCGCCATCCTGATCATCGGCCTGTGGCTGTTCTTCGGCAAGACGCTGTATGGCCGCGCGCTGCGCGCCACGGCCGTCAATCGCCGCGGCGCCCGCCTGGTCGGCATCAGCACCACCATGTCCGGCAGCCTGACCTTCACGCTGGCGGTCGCCATCGGCGCCATGTCCGGCATGCTGATCGCGCCCATCACCACCGTGTACTACGACACCGGCTTCCTGATCGGCCTGAAGGGCTTCGTCGGCGCCATCATCGGCGGGCTGGCCAGCTACCCCGTGGCGGCCGCGGGCTCGCTGCTGGTGGGCGTGCTGGAATCCTTCTCGTCCTTCTGGGCCAGCGCCTACAAGGAAGTGATTGTCTTCACCTTGATTATCCCGGTTCTGGTCTGGCGTTCGTTCAGCACCCATCACGTGGACGAAGAGGAATAA
- a CDS encoding ABC transporter ATP-binding protein — MSAPVLEVSNLSARYGKVGALVGASLTVPAGSIVTVIGANGAGKSTMLNAMMGSLPQTGHAAGTVQYAGTDVSGWQVERRVAAGMSLVPERRELFGTMSVEDNLLLGGFRRYRARESGWRDTLNEVFDLFPRLRERRAQQAGTLSGGERQMLAVGRALMAKPNLLMLDEPSLGLAPRIVREIFHIIARLRETGVAILLVEQNARAALQVADYGYVLETGEVILHGPARELAGDPKVIESYLGLGKGGEQS; from the coding sequence ATGAGCGCTCCCGTACTTGAAGTCAGCAACCTGTCGGCCCGCTACGGCAAGGTGGGCGCGCTGGTGGGCGCTTCGCTCACCGTGCCCGCCGGCAGCATCGTCACGGTGATCGGCGCCAACGGCGCCGGCAAATCCACCATGCTGAACGCCATGATGGGCTCGTTGCCGCAGACCGGCCACGCGGCCGGCACCGTACAGTACGCCGGCACCGACGTATCGGGCTGGCAGGTCGAGCGCCGCGTCGCGGCCGGCATGTCGCTGGTGCCGGAGCGCCGCGAACTGTTCGGCACCATGTCGGTGGAAGACAACCTGCTGCTGGGCGGCTTCCGCCGCTACCGCGCCCGCGAAAGCGGCTGGCGCGACACGCTGAACGAAGTCTTCGACCTGTTCCCGCGGTTGCGCGAACGCCGCGCCCAGCAGGCCGGCACCTTGTCGGGCGGCGAACGCCAGATGCTGGCCGTCGGCCGCGCGTTGATGGCCAAGCCCAACCTGCTGATGCTCGACGAGCCCAGCCTGGGCCTGGCGCCGCGCATCGTGCGCGAGATCTTCCACATCATCGCGCGCCTGCGCGAGACCGGCGTGGCGATCCTGCTGGTGGAGCAGAACGCGCGCGCAGCGCTGCAAGTGGCCGACTACGGCTACGTGCTGGAAACCGGCGAAGTCATCCTGCACGGCCCGGCGCGCGAGCTGGCTGGCGACCCGAAGGTCATCGAAAGCTATCTGGGCCTGGGCAAGGGCGGCGAGCAAAGCTGA
- a CDS encoding ABC transporter permease subunit, with protein MNRILLVLFLVVLAGLPMLSVTPEFWVTQLNYIGLASLVVLGLVLLTGVGGLTSFGQAAFVGLGAYTTAYLTTQYDVSPWLALPAGLILTAVVAYLLGAITLRLSGHYLPLGTIAWGLSLYFLFGNIDWLGKHDGIAGIEPISIFGMSLASGRHIYYLIWVFVLLALWATRNLLNSRPGRAIRALKSGAGMAESMGVNTAAYKVVIFVWAALLACVSGWLYAHMQRAVSPSPFGINYGIEYLFMAVVGGAGYVWGALLGSSVILVLKDQLQNLLPKLLDTNANFEMIVFGVLLILMLQYARNGLWPILAGWWDSITGADSSRRNLAPPASAPALPTRVRPQAGQVVLEVDAIRKEFGGLVAVNDISFKVASGEIMGLIGPNGAGKSTTFNLISGVLPVTRGKVTFMGQRIDSRSARDIAKLGVGRTFQHVQLLPGMTVLENVALGAHLRSDVGVLAGALHSDRAREAQLLHEAAEQIKRVGLGEYLYEQAGNLALGQQRILEIARALAADPVLLLLDEPAAGLRYKEKQDLARVLEQLRAEGMSILLVEHDMDFVMRLTNHLVVMDFGTKLAEGVPADVQKNPAVLEAYLGGIDDDLPEADQAKPVSAGGV; from the coding sequence ATGAACCGCATTTTGCTCGTCCTCTTCCTCGTCGTCCTGGCGGGCCTGCCGATGTTGTCGGTCACGCCCGAATTCTGGGTGACGCAACTCAATTACATCGGGCTGGCCAGCCTGGTGGTGCTGGGCCTGGTGCTCTTGACCGGCGTGGGCGGCCTGACCTCGTTTGGCCAGGCGGCGTTCGTGGGCCTGGGCGCCTACACCACCGCCTACCTGACCACGCAATACGATGTCTCGCCCTGGCTGGCGCTGCCGGCCGGGCTGATCCTGACGGCCGTCGTCGCCTACCTGCTGGGCGCCATCACTCTGCGCCTCTCGGGCCACTACCTGCCGCTGGGCACCATTGCCTGGGGCCTGTCGCTGTACTTCCTGTTCGGCAACATCGACTGGCTGGGCAAGCATGACGGCATCGCCGGCATCGAGCCCATCAGCATCTTCGGCATGTCGCTGGCCAGCGGCCGCCACATCTATTACCTGATCTGGGTGTTCGTGCTGCTGGCGTTGTGGGCCACCCGCAACCTGCTGAACTCGCGTCCCGGCCGCGCCATCCGCGCCCTCAAGAGCGGCGCCGGCATGGCGGAATCGATGGGCGTGAACACCGCCGCCTACAAGGTCGTGATCTTCGTCTGGGCGGCATTGCTGGCCTGCGTGTCCGGCTGGCTCTACGCGCACATGCAGCGCGCCGTCAGTCCCAGCCCCTTCGGCATCAACTACGGCATCGAGTACCTGTTCATGGCGGTGGTCGGCGGCGCCGGCTACGTCTGGGGCGCCTTGCTGGGCTCCAGCGTCATCCTGGTGCTGAAGGACCAGTTGCAGAACCTGCTGCCCAAGCTGCTGGATACCAACGCCAACTTCGAGATGATCGTCTTCGGCGTGCTGCTGATCCTGATGCTGCAATACGCTCGCAACGGCCTGTGGCCGATTCTGGCGGGCTGGTGGGACAGCATTACCGGCGCCGATAGCTCGCGCCGCAATCTGGCGCCGCCCGCGTCTGCGCCGGCCCTGCCGACGCGCGTGCGTCCGCAAGCCGGCCAGGTGGTGCTCGAAGTCGACGCCATCCGCAAGGAATTCGGCGGGCTGGTCGCCGTCAACGATATTTCCTTCAAGGTTGCGTCCGGCGAGATCATGGGCCTGATCGGCCCGAACGGCGCCGGCAAGAGCACGACCTTCAATCTGATCAGCGGCGTGCTGCCGGTGACGCGCGGCAAGGTCACGTTCATGGGCCAGCGCATCGACAGCCGTTCGGCGCGCGATATCGCCAAGCTGGGCGTGGGCCGCACCTTCCAGCACGTGCAACTGCTGCCCGGCATGACCGTGCTGGAGAACGTGGCGCTGGGCGCGCACCTGCGCTCCGACGTCGGCGTGCTGGCCGGCGCCCTGCATTCGGACCGCGCCCGCGAGGCGCAGTTGCTGCACGAGGCCGCCGAACAGATCAAGCGCGTCGGCCTGGGCGAGTACCTGTACGAGCAAGCCGGCAACCTGGCGCTGGGCCAGCAACGCATCCTGGAAATCGCGCGCGCCCTGGCCGCCGATCCGGTGCTGCTGCTGCTGGACGAACCCGCCGCCGGCTTGCGCTACAAGGAAAAGCAGGACCTGGCGCGCGTGCTGGAGCAGTTGCGCGCCGAGGGCATGAGCATTCTGCTCGTCGAACACGATATGGATTTTGTGATGCGTCTGACCAACCACCTCGTGGTGATGGATTTCGGCACCAAGCTGGCGGAAGGCGTGCCGGCCGACGTGCAAAAGAACCCGGCGGTGCTGGAAGCCTACCTGGGCGGCATCGATGACGACCTGCCCGAAGCGGACCAGGCCAAGCCCGTGTCGGCAGGAGGCGTGTGA
- a CDS encoding ASCH domain-containing protein, producing MKPPAPYEDAVTFQFGDSPELADELLALVLAGTKTATCGALRDFNEQEPVPEAGRRDVVLDGSGRPACVIETISVLIQRFDQVDEAFALAEGEGPYETWREGHIAYFDRNGGYAPDMMLACERFRVVEVFER from the coding sequence ATGAAACCACCCGCCCCCTATGAAGACGCCGTGACCTTCCAGTTCGGCGACTCGCCCGAGCTGGCCGATGAGCTGCTCGCCTTGGTGCTGGCCGGCACGAAGACCGCCACCTGCGGCGCGTTGCGCGACTTCAATGAACAGGAACCCGTGCCCGAGGCCGGCCGGCGCGACGTGGTACTGGACGGCTCGGGCCGCCCGGCTTGCGTCATCGAGACCATCAGCGTGCTGATCCAGCGCTTCGACCAGGTGGACGAAGCGTTCGCGCTCGCCGAAGGCGAAGGGCCGTACGAGACCTGGCGCGAAGGGCACATCGCCTATTTCGACCGCAACGGCGGCTATGCGCCGGACATGATGCTGGCGTGCGAACGCTTCCGGGTGGTCGAAGTCTTCGAACGATAA